In the genome of Streptomyces sp. V2I9, one region contains:
- the frr gene encoding ribosome recycling factor, protein MIEEILLEAEEKMEKAVVVAKEDFAAIRTGRAHPAMFNKIVADYYGALTPINQLASFSVPEPRMAVVTPFDKTALRNIEQAIRDSDLGVNPSNDGNIIRVTFPELTQDRRKEYIKVAKAKAEDSKISIRSIRRKAKETLDKLVKDKESGEDEVRRAEKELDDTTAKYVAQVDELLKHKEAELLEV, encoded by the coding sequence GTGATCGAAGAAATCCTCCTCGAAGCCGAGGAGAAGATGGAGAAGGCCGTTGTCGTCGCGAAAGAGGACTTCGCCGCGATCCGTACCGGCCGTGCGCACCCGGCGATGTTCAACAAGATCGTCGCCGACTACTACGGCGCGCTGACCCCGATCAACCAGCTGGCCTCGTTCTCGGTGCCCGAGCCGCGGATGGCCGTCGTGACGCCGTTCGACAAGACCGCGCTGCGCAACATCGAGCAGGCGATCCGCGACTCCGACCTCGGCGTCAACCCGAGCAACGACGGCAATATCATCCGGGTGACCTTCCCCGAGCTGACGCAGGACCGCCGCAAGGAGTACATCAAGGTCGCCAAGGCCAAGGCCGAGGACTCCAAGATCTCGATCCGCTCCATCCGCCGCAAGGCGAAGGAAACGCTCGACAAGCTCGTCAAGGACAAGGAGTCCGGCGAGGACGAGGTGCGCCGCGCCGAGAAGGAGCTCGACGACACCACCGCGAAGTACGTCGCGCAGGTGGACGAGCTGCTGAAGCACAAGGAAGCCGAGCTGCTCGAAGTCTGA
- a CDS encoding phosphatidate cytidylyltransferase produces the protein MNDSSWGAPQGAGYRGTPEMRAAPAGLVHDVHGAQQTRPMPIVPDSPDAGRDVGGEADNRDDRDRDAAHIGGPLFRDEMPQEPMSTPLPPPQQKKRAGRDLRAAIGVGVGLGAVIVLSLFVVKAAFVGVIVVAVVVGLWELTSRLKERKGINAPLIPLAVGGAAMVIAGYARGPEGAWIAMALTALAVLVRRMTQPPEGYLKDVTAGVFAAFYVPFLATFVALMLTADDGEWRVLAFLVLTVVSDTGAYAVGWRFGTHKLAPRISPGKTREGLLGAVGFAMAAGALCMEFLIDGGAWWQGLLLGLGVAVSATLGDLGESMIKRDLGIKDMGTLLPGHGGIMDRLDSLLPTAPVVWLLLVLFVGST, from the coding sequence ATGAACGACTCTTCCTGGGGCGCCCCGCAAGGAGCCGGATACCGGGGCACGCCCGAGATGAGGGCTGCCCCGGCGGGTCTTGTCCACGATGTGCATGGCGCCCAGCAGACTCGGCCCATGCCCATCGTGCCGGACAGCCCCGACGCAGGTAGAGACGTAGGCGGAGAAGCCGACAACCGCGACGACCGGGACAGGGACGCCGCCCACATCGGCGGCCCCCTGTTCCGTGACGAGATGCCGCAGGAGCCCATGTCCACTCCGCTGCCGCCCCCGCAGCAGAAGAAGCGCGCGGGGCGTGATCTGCGCGCCGCCATAGGGGTCGGCGTGGGACTCGGCGCCGTCATCGTCCTTTCGCTGTTCGTCGTGAAGGCCGCCTTCGTCGGCGTCATCGTGGTCGCCGTCGTCGTCGGCCTCTGGGAGCTCACCTCCCGCCTCAAGGAGCGCAAGGGCATCAACGCGCCCCTGATCCCGCTGGCCGTCGGCGGTGCCGCCATGGTCATCGCCGGGTACGCCCGGGGCCCCGAGGGGGCCTGGATCGCGATGGCGCTGACCGCCCTGGCGGTGCTGGTCCGGCGGATGACCCAACCGCCGGAGGGATACCTCAAGGACGTCACCGCCGGGGTCTTCGCGGCGTTCTACGTCCCCTTCCTGGCCACCTTCGTGGCCCTGATGCTGACGGCGGACGACGGAGAGTGGCGGGTCCTGGCCTTCCTCGTCCTCACGGTGGTCAGCGACACGGGGGCGTACGCGGTCGGCTGGCGGTTCGGCACGCACAAGCTCGCCCCGCGCATCAGCCCCGGCAAGACCCGTGAGGGACTGCTCGGCGCGGTCGGCTTCGCGATGGCCGCCGGCGCGCTGTGCATGGAGTTCCTGATCGACGGCGGCGCCTGGTGGCAGGGGCTCCTCCTGGGTCTCGGGGTGGCCGTCAGCGCCACCCTGGGCGACCTCGGCGAATCCATGATCAAGCGGGACCTCGGGATCAAGGACATGGGCACCCTGCTTCCGGGCCACGGCGGCATCATGGACCGGCTCGACTCGCTCCTGCCGACCGCGCCGGTCGTCTGGTTGCTGCTGGTGCTGTTCGTGGGCTCCACCTGA
- the rlmN gene encoding 23S rRNA (adenine(2503)-C(2))-methyltransferase RlmN — MPKPGELTFVAPRGAKQPPRHLADLTPAERKEAVAATGEKPFRAQQLSQHYFSRYAHDPAQWTNVPAGSREKLAEALFPELMSVVRHISCDDDTTRKTLWKLHDGTLVESVLMRYPDRVTMCISSQAGCGMNCPFCATGQAGLDRNLSTAEIVHQIVDGMRALRDGEVPGGPARLSNIVFMGMGEPLANYKRVVGAIRRLTDPEPDGLGLSQRGITVSTVGLVPAMLRFADEGFKCRLAVSLHAPDDELRDTLVPVNTRWKVREVLDAAWEYAEKSGRRISIEYALIRDINDQAWRGDLLGRMLKGKRVHVNLIPLNPTPGSRWTASRPEDEKAFVEAIAAHGVPVTVRDTRGQEIDGACGQLAASER, encoded by the coding sequence ATGCCTAAGCCCGGAGAACTCACTTTCGTCGCGCCCCGCGGAGCCAAGCAGCCCCCGCGGCACCTCGCCGACCTCACGCCCGCCGAGCGCAAGGAAGCGGTCGCCGCTACCGGTGAGAAGCCGTTCCGCGCCCAGCAGCTCTCGCAGCACTACTTCTCGCGGTACGCGCACGACCCCGCCCAGTGGACGAACGTCCCGGCCGGGTCGCGCGAGAAGCTGGCCGAGGCGCTGTTCCCCGAGCTGATGTCGGTGGTCCGGCACATCAGCTGCGACGACGACACCACCCGTAAGACCCTGTGGAAGCTGCACGACGGGACGCTCGTCGAGTCCGTCCTGATGCGCTACCCGGACCGCGTCACCATGTGCATCTCCTCGCAGGCCGGCTGCGGCATGAACTGCCCGTTCTGCGCCACCGGCCAGGCCGGCCTCGACCGCAATCTGTCGACCGCCGAGATCGTGCACCAGATCGTCGACGGCATGCGCGCCCTGCGCGACGGCGAGGTGCCCGGCGGTCCGGCGCGGCTGTCCAACATCGTCTTCATGGGCATGGGTGAGCCGCTCGCCAACTACAAGCGCGTGGTCGGCGCGATCCGCCGGCTCACCGACCCGGAGCCGGACGGCCTCGGTCTCTCGCAGCGCGGGATCACCGTCTCCACCGTGGGCCTGGTCCCGGCCATGCTGCGCTTCGCCGACGAGGGCTTCAAGTGCCGCCTCGCCGTCTCGCTGCACGCCCCGGACGACGAGCTGCGCGACACCCTCGTCCCCGTCAACACCCGGTGGAAGGTCCGCGAGGTCCTGGACGCCGCCTGGGAGTACGCCGAGAAGTCCGGCCGCCGGATCTCCATCGAGTACGCCCTGATCCGGGACATCAACGACCAGGCATGGCGCGGTGACCTGCTCGGCCGGATGCTCAAGGGCAAGCGGGTCCACGTCAATCTGATCCCGCTGAACCCCACGCCCGGCTCCCGGTGGACCGCCTCGCGGCCCGAGGACGAGAAGGCGTTCGTCGAGGCCATCGCGGCCCACGGCGTGCCCGTCACCGTCCGGGACACCCGGGGGCAGGAGATCGACGGGGCCTGCGGGCAGCTCGCGGCCTCCGAGCGCTGA
- a CDS encoding thiamine ABC transporter substrate binding subunit: MNTTTKYAAAALAATLGVTVLAGCGSDGDPAGSGASKGSGSKTVTLVSHDSFNVSDKVLKAFTKETGYRVKTLKSGDAGAALNQEILTKGSPRGDVFFGVDNTLLSRALDNGLFTPYEAKGLDRVARDTQQDEKHRVTPVDTGDICVNYDKKFFADKKLAPPKTFEDLLKPAYKNLLVTENAASSSPGLGFLLGTIASEGEDGYEAYWKKLEANGVKVVDGWEQAYNEEFSGSAGGKKTGADRPLVVSYASSPPVEVLYADPQPKEAPTGVATGTCFRQTEYAGLLTGAKNEAGGKALLDFLISKTFQEDMPLNMFVNPVVKDAELPELFTKFGEQIATPPTVAPEKITANREQWIQSWQSLVLK; encoded by the coding sequence ATGAACACCACCACGAAGTACGCGGCGGCCGCGCTCGCCGCGACGCTCGGCGTCACCGTGCTCGCGGGCTGCGGGAGCGACGGGGACCCGGCCGGCTCCGGGGCGTCCAAGGGCAGCGGCTCCAAGACCGTCACCCTGGTCAGCCACGACTCCTTCAACGTCTCGGACAAGGTGCTGAAGGCGTTCACGAAGGAGACCGGCTACCGGGTCAAGACGCTCAAGAGCGGTGACGCCGGAGCCGCGCTCAACCAGGAGATCCTGACCAAGGGCTCCCCGCGCGGCGACGTCTTCTTCGGCGTCGACAACACCCTGCTCTCCCGCGCCCTCGACAACGGCCTGTTCACCCCGTACGAGGCCAAGGGTCTCGACCGGGTCGCCCGGGACACCCAGCAGGACGAGAAGCACCGCGTCACTCCCGTCGACACCGGTGACATCTGCGTCAACTACGACAAGAAGTTCTTCGCCGACAAGAAGCTCGCGCCGCCGAAGACCTTCGAGGACCTGCTGAAGCCCGCGTACAAGAACCTCCTCGTCACCGAGAACGCCGCCAGCTCCTCGCCCGGTCTCGGCTTCCTCCTCGGCACCATCGCCTCCGAGGGCGAGGACGGCTACGAGGCGTACTGGAAGAAGCTCGAGGCCAATGGGGTCAAGGTCGTCGACGGCTGGGAGCAGGCCTACAACGAGGAGTTCTCCGGCTCCGCCGGCGGGAAGAAGACGGGCGCCGACCGGCCGCTCGTCGTCTCCTACGCCTCCAGCCCGCCCGTCGAGGTACTGTACGCCGACCCGCAGCCGAAGGAGGCCCCCACCGGGGTCGCCACGGGGACCTGCTTCCGGCAGACCGAGTACGCCGGGCTGCTGACCGGGGCGAAGAACGAGGCGGGCGGCAAGGCGCTGCTGGACTTCCTGATCAGCAAGACCTTCCAGGAGGACATGCCGCTGAACATGTTCGTGAACCCGGTCGTGAAGGACGCCGAACTCCCGGAGCTGTTCACGAAGTTCGGCGAGCAGATCGCCACGCCGCCCACCGTCGCGCCCGAGAAGATCACCGCCAACCGCGAGCAGTGGATCCAGTCGTGGCAGTCGCTGGTCCTGAAGTAG
- a CDS encoding iron ABC transporter permease produces the protein MAVPAAFFVVFFAYPVTAIVGRGIKTEDGWQFGRIGEVLGRPDILDVLWFTTWQALASTALTLLIALPGAYVFARFAFPGKQVLRAVVTVPFVLPTVVVGTAFLAVLGRGGLLDELGGVRLDTTVWAILLAHVFFNYAVVVRTVGGLWSQLDPRQEEAARVLGAGRFAAFRRVTLPALAPAVAAAALMVFLFTFTSFGVVQILGGPAYSTLEVEVYRQTAQLLDLPTAAVLTLVQFTAVGAILAVHAVTVRRRERALKLVDPARTSRRPRGAGQWALLGGVLLTALLLILLPLGVLVERSFGGADGPGGYGFGYYRALRSAGSGASSTFLVPPLEAVGNSLRYALAATLIALVVGGLAAAALTRRAGRLVRGFDALLMLPLGVSAVTVGFGFLITLDEPPLDLRTSWILVPLAQALVGVPFVVRTMLPVLRAVDERLREAAAVLGASPWRAWREVDLPLVRRAVLVAAGFAFAVSLGEFGATVFIARPDNPTLPVAVARLLGRSGELNYGQAMALSTILMLVCAVSLLLLERIRTDRSGEF, from the coding sequence ATGGCCGTGCCCGCCGCCTTCTTCGTCGTCTTCTTCGCCTACCCCGTGACCGCGATCGTCGGCCGCGGGATCAAGACGGAGGACGGCTGGCAGTTCGGGCGGATCGGCGAGGTGCTGGGCCGCCCGGACATCCTCGACGTCCTCTGGTTCACCACCTGGCAGGCCCTCGCCTCGACCGCGCTCACCCTGCTGATCGCCCTGCCCGGAGCGTACGTCTTCGCACGCTTCGCCTTTCCCGGCAAACAGGTGCTGCGGGCCGTCGTCACCGTGCCGTTCGTGCTGCCGACCGTCGTCGTCGGCACCGCGTTCCTGGCGGTGCTGGGGCGCGGCGGGCTCCTGGACGAGCTGGGGGGCGTCCGCCTCGACACCACCGTGTGGGCGATCCTGCTGGCCCACGTCTTCTTCAACTACGCCGTCGTCGTCCGGACGGTGGGCGGACTCTGGTCCCAGCTCGACCCGCGCCAGGAGGAGGCCGCCAGGGTGCTGGGGGCCGGGAGGTTCGCCGCCTTCCGCCGGGTGACGCTGCCCGCGCTCGCCCCGGCCGTCGCCGCCGCCGCGCTGATGGTCTTCCTCTTCACCTTCACCTCCTTCGGCGTCGTGCAGATCCTCGGCGGACCGGCGTACTCCACCCTGGAGGTGGAGGTCTACCGGCAGACCGCCCAGCTGCTGGACCTGCCGACCGCCGCCGTGCTGACCCTGGTGCAGTTCACGGCGGTCGGCGCGATCCTCGCCGTGCACGCCGTGACCGTGCGCCGCCGGGAACGGGCGCTGAAACTGGTCGATCCGGCCCGGACCTCCCGCCGGCCGCGCGGCGCGGGGCAGTGGGCGCTGCTCGGCGGCGTCCTGCTCACCGCCCTGCTGCTGATCCTGCTGCCGCTCGGGGTGCTGGTGGAGCGATCCTTCGGGGGAGCCGACGGGCCGGGCGGTTACGGGTTCGGCTACTACCGGGCCCTCCGGTCCGCCGGGTCCGGCGCCTCCTCCACCTTCCTGGTGCCTCCGCTGGAGGCCGTCGGCAACTCCCTGCGGTACGCGCTCGCCGCGACGCTGATCGCCCTCGTCGTCGGCGGGCTCGCGGCGGCGGCCCTGACCCGCAGGGCCGGGCGGCTGGTCCGGGGCTTCGACGCGCTGCTGATGCTGCCGCTCGGGGTCTCCGCCGTGACCGTGGGCTTCGGCTTCCTGATCACCCTGGACGAGCCGCCGCTCGATCTGCGGACCTCCTGGATCCTGGTCCCGCTCGCGCAGGCACTGGTCGGCGTCCCCTTCGTCGTCCGGACCATGCTGCCGGTGCTGCGCGCGGTCGACGAGCGGCTGCGGGAGGCCGCCGCCGTGCTCGGGGCCTCCCCGTGGCGGGCCTGGCGGGAGGTCGATCTGCCGCTGGTACGGCGGGCGGTGCTGGTGGCGGCGGGCTTCGCCTTCGCCGTCTCGCTCGGGGAGTTCGGCGCCACGGTCTTCATCGCGCGGCCCGACAACCCGACCCTGCCGGTCGCCGTGGCCCGGCTGCTCGGCCGCTCCGGGGAGCTCAACTACGGGCAGGCGATGGCCCTGAGCACGATCCTCATGCTGGTGTGCGCGGTGTCGCTGCTGCTCCTGGAACGCATCCGCACCGACCGATCAGGGGAGTTCTGA
- a CDS encoding ABC transporter ATP-binding protein: MLSLREATVRFGKRTALDAVDLEVADHRVVCLLGPSGSGKSTLLRAVAGLQPMDGGRVVLDGRDQAGVPVHRRGLGLMFQDHQLFPHRDVGANIAFGLRMHGVGRAEAGNRVRELLELVGLPGAERRAVAALSGGEQQRVALARALAPRPKLLMLDEPLGQLDRSLRERIVIELRTLFRELGTTVLAVTHDQGEAFALADRVVVMRDGRIAQEGSPLEVWQRPTSAFVARFLGFDNVTGATVTGRAAATAWGKVPVPEGSPQGDAALLVRPAGVLIGAPEEGLRCTVGVRTFRGNHVTVRLVPENAPVLEAECALRDTPDEGAVVGVRFDAAETVVLAGEGR, from the coding sequence ATGCTGAGCTTGCGGGAAGCCACCGTACGGTTCGGGAAGCGGACGGCGCTGGACGCGGTGGACCTGGAGGTCGCCGACCACCGGGTCGTCTGCCTGCTCGGCCCCAGCGGCAGCGGCAAGTCCACCCTGCTGAGGGCTGTCGCCGGACTCCAGCCGATGGACGGCGGCCGGGTCGTGCTGGACGGCCGGGACCAGGCGGGCGTCCCGGTGCACCGGCGCGGCCTCGGCCTGATGTTCCAGGACCACCAGCTCTTCCCGCACCGGGACGTCGGCGCGAACATCGCCTTCGGGCTGCGGATGCACGGCGTCGGGCGGGCCGAGGCCGGGAACCGGGTGCGGGAGCTGCTGGAACTGGTGGGGCTGCCGGGGGCCGAACGGCGTGCGGTCGCCGCGCTCTCCGGCGGTGAGCAGCAGCGCGTCGCCCTGGCCCGCGCGCTGGCCCCGCGCCCGAAGCTGCTGATGCTGGACGAACCGCTCGGCCAGCTCGACCGGAGTCTGCGTGAGCGGATCGTCATCGAACTGCGCACGCTCTTCCGGGAGTTGGGCACCACTGTGCTGGCCGTCACCCATGACCAGGGCGAGGCGTTCGCGCTCGCCGACCGGGTCGTCGTGATGCGGGACGGCCGGATCGCGCAGGAGGGCAGCCCGCTGGAGGTCTGGCAGCGGCCGACCTCCGCGTTCGTCGCCCGGTTCCTGGGCTTCGACAACGTCACCGGGGCGACCGTGACCGGGCGGGCCGCCGCCACCGCCTGGGGGAAGGTCCCTGTGCCCGAGGGCTCCCCGCAGGGCGACGCCGCTCTGCTGGTCCGGCCCGCCGGGGTCCTGATCGGCGCTCCCGAGGAGGGCCTGCGCTGCACGGTGGGCGTCCGCACCTTCCGGGGCAACCACGTGACCGTACGCCTGGTGCCCGAGAACGCGCCCGTGCTGGAGGCCGAGTGCGCTCTGCGGGACACCCCGGACGAGGGCGCCGTCGTGGGCGTCCGGTTCGACGCGGCGGAGACGGTGGTGCTGGCGGGCGAGGGCCGCTGA
- a CDS encoding SRPBCC domain-containing protein has translation MTGGTREGIDLTRVLHAPQQRVFAAWTSPEDFAAWYGGEAEVPLDRVAMDVRPGGGWSLVIVMPGVELPFRGVYREESEPDGLVFTLLDSSAPEGAPDGSEGSGGSEVTEGETVTVTFSDLGDGTTELAFQQRGGNLTPEQYAAAEDGWEAFFDALAARLATHP, from the coding sequence ATGACCGGTGGCACCCGCGAGGGCATCGACCTCACCCGCGTCCTGCACGCCCCGCAGCAGCGTGTCTTCGCCGCCTGGACCTCGCCGGAGGACTTCGCCGCCTGGTACGGGGGCGAGGCGGAGGTTCCGCTGGACCGGGTGGCGATGGACGTACGTCCTGGTGGCGGGTGGAGTCTGGTCATCGTGATGCCGGGGGTGGAGCTGCCCTTCCGCGGGGTCTACCGGGAGGAGAGCGAGCCCGACGGGCTGGTGTTCACGCTGCTGGACTCCTCCGCGCCCGAGGGCGCACCCGATGGTTCTGAAGGTTCCGGGGGTTCCGAGGTCACCGAGGGCGAGACCGTCACCGTCACCTTCAGCGACCTGGGTGACGGCACCACGGAGCTGGCCTTCCAGCAGCGCGGCGGCAACCTCACCCCCGAGCAGTACGCGGCGGCCGAGGACGGCTGGGAGGCGTTCTTCGACGCCCTGGCCGCACGTCTCGCCACCCACCCCTGA
- a CDS encoding ABC transporter ATP-binding protein, which produces MVAPPDNDVIWARSLHHSHNGSPGLGGVSIGVRDAEILAVTGPRGSGKTTLLHCLSGRLVPQEGEVWFNSVPVHTMAPRVREQLRRERFGWIGADPELVPELTVRENVALPLLLRGVSHRAARKAAAEWMERLDIAAFAKKRPYALLQAQRQRISVARALCGSPTVIFADEPTATLHRTDRTQVLRTLTTAARSHGITIVLATHDAEVAALADRAVPMLDGRCVATVTLPAKPEAEGRAACSLSV; this is translated from the coding sequence ATGGTGGCCCCGCCGGACAACGACGTGATCTGGGCGCGCTCCCTGCACCACTCCCACAACGGATCGCCCGGTCTCGGCGGTGTCTCCATCGGCGTCCGGGACGCCGAGATCCTCGCCGTGACCGGGCCGCGCGGAAGCGGCAAGACGACGCTGCTGCACTGCCTCTCGGGCCGCCTGGTGCCCCAGGAGGGCGAGGTCTGGTTCAACAGCGTGCCCGTCCACACCATGGCCCCACGGGTCCGCGAACAGCTGCGCCGCGAGCGTTTCGGCTGGATCGGCGCGGACCCGGAGCTGGTCCCCGAGCTGACCGTCCGGGAGAACGTCGCGCTGCCGCTGCTGCTGCGCGGCGTCTCGCACCGGGCCGCCCGGAAGGCGGCCGCGGAGTGGATGGAGCGCCTGGACATCGCCGCCTTCGCCAAGAAGCGGCCGTACGCCCTGCTCCAGGCGCAGCGCCAGCGGATCTCGGTGGCCCGCGCCCTGTGCGGCTCGCCGACGGTGATCTTCGCGGACGAGCCCACGGCCACCCTGCACCGCACCGACCGCACGCAGGTGCTGCGCACGCTGACCACGGCGGCCCGCTCGCACGGCATCACCATCGTGCTGGCCACGCACGACGCGGAGGTCGCCGCGCTCGCCGACCGGGCGGTCCCGATGCTGGACGGCCGCTGCGTCGCCACCGTCACCCTGCCCGCGAAACCGGAAGCGGAGGGCCGCGCGGCGTGCTCGCTCTCCGTCTAG
- a CDS encoding aspartate aminotransferase family protein, producing MGNPIAVSKDLSRTAYDHLWMHFTRMSDYENAPVPTIVRGEGTYIFDDKGKRYLDGLSGLFVVNAGHGRHELAETAYKQAQELAFFPVWSYAHPKAVELAERLADYAPGDLNKVFFTTGGGEAVETAWKLAKQYFKLQGKPTKYKVISRAVAYHGTPQGALSITGLPALKAPFEPLVPGAHKVPNTNIYRAPLFGDDPEAFGRWAADQIEQEILFEGPETVAAVFLEPVQNAGGCFPPPPGYFQRVREICDRYDVLLVSDEVICAFGRLGTIFACDKFGYVPDMITCAKGMTSGYSPIGACIVSDRVAEPFYQGGNTFLHGYTFGGHPVSAAVGLANLDIFERENLTQHVLDNENAFLTTLQKLHDLPIVGDVRGNGYFYGIELVKDKATKETFTEEETERVLYGFLSKALYENGLYCRADDRGDPVVQLAPPLISDQSTFDEIEGILRNVLTEAWAKL from the coding sequence GTGGGGAACCCGATAGCCGTGAGCAAGGACCTCAGCCGAACCGCGTACGACCACCTGTGGATGCACTTCACCCGCATGTCGGACTACGAGAACGCGCCCGTTCCCACCATCGTGCGCGGCGAGGGGACGTACATCTTCGACGACAAGGGCAAGCGGTACCTGGACGGCCTCTCCGGCCTGTTCGTGGTCAACGCCGGTCACGGTCGTCACGAGCTCGCCGAGACGGCGTACAAGCAGGCTCAGGAACTGGCCTTCTTCCCGGTCTGGTCCTACGCCCACCCGAAGGCCGTCGAGCTGGCCGAGCGGCTCGCCGACTACGCTCCGGGCGACCTCAACAAGGTCTTCTTCACCACCGGTGGCGGCGAGGCCGTCGAGACCGCCTGGAAGCTGGCCAAGCAGTACTTCAAGCTCCAGGGCAAGCCGACCAAGTACAAGGTCATCTCGCGTGCGGTCGCCTATCACGGCACCCCGCAGGGCGCACTCTCCATCACCGGCCTCCCGGCCCTGAAGGCCCCCTTCGAACCGCTGGTCCCCGGTGCGCACAAGGTGCCGAACACCAACATCTACCGCGCCCCGCTCTTCGGCGACGACCCGGAGGCCTTCGGCCGCTGGGCCGCCGACCAGATCGAGCAGGAGATCCTCTTCGAGGGTCCCGAGACCGTCGCGGCCGTCTTCCTGGAGCCCGTGCAGAACGCGGGCGGCTGCTTCCCGCCGCCGCCCGGCTACTTCCAGCGGGTCCGCGAGATCTGCGACCGGTACGACGTGCTGCTCGTCTCCGACGAGGTCATCTGCGCCTTCGGCCGGCTCGGCACGATCTTCGCCTGCGACAAGTTCGGCTACGTACCGGACATGATCACCTGCGCGAAGGGCATGACCTCGGGCTACTCCCCGATCGGCGCCTGCATCGTCTCGGACAGGGTCGCCGAACCGTTCTACCAGGGCGGCAACACCTTCCTGCACGGCTACACCTTCGGCGGTCACCCGGTCTCCGCCGCAGTGGGCCTCGCCAACCTCGACATCTTCGAGCGCGAGAACCTCACCCAGCACGTCCTCGACAACGAGAACGCCTTCCTGACCACGCTCCAGAAGCTGCACGACCTGCCGATCGTCGGCGACGTCCGCGGCAACGGGTACTTCTACGGCATCGAGCTGGTGAAGGACAAGGCCACCAAGGAGACGTTCACCGAGGAGGAGACCGAGCGCGTCCTGTACGGCTTCCTCTCCAAGGCGCTGTACGAGAACGGCCTGTACTGCCGGGCCGACGACCGCGGCGACCCGGTCGTCCAGCTGGCACCGCCGCTGATCTCCGACCAGTCCACGTTCGATGAGATCGAGGGCATCCTGCGGAACGTCCTCACGGAGGCGTGGGCCAAGCTCTGA
- a CDS encoding Lrp/AsnC family transcriptional regulator: MASRSADSRTGNGSPQAVDAVSLAIIEQLQEDGRRPYAAIGKAVGLSEAAVRQRVQKLLDQGVMQIVAVTDPLTVGFRRQAMVGINVEGDLDPVAEALSAMDECEYVVMTAGSFDLMVEIVCEDDDHLLEMINKRIRTLPGVRSTESFVYLKLKKQTYMWGTR; the protein is encoded by the coding sequence GTGGCCAGTCGCAGCGCAGACTCCAGGACCGGGAACGGATCGCCGCAGGCGGTCGATGCCGTCTCCCTCGCCATCATCGAACAGCTCCAGGAGGACGGCCGGCGGCCTTACGCCGCGATCGGCAAGGCCGTCGGCCTCTCCGAAGCGGCCGTGCGCCAGCGCGTCCAGAAGCTGCTCGACCAGGGCGTGATGCAGATCGTCGCCGTCACGGACCCGCTCACCGTCGGGTTCCGACGCCAGGCGATGGTCGGCATCAACGTCGAGGGCGACCTCGACCCGGTGGCCGAGGCCCTGTCGGCCATGGACGAGTGCGAGTACGTGGTCATGACCGCGGGCTCCTTCGACCTGATGGTGGAGATCGTCTGCGAGGACGACGACCACCTGCTGGAGATGATCAACAAACGCATCCGGACCCTTCCCGGCGTGCGCTCCACCGAGAGCTTTGTTTACCTCAAGCTCAAGAAGCAGACCTATATGTGGGGAACCCGATAG